Proteins encoded together in one Catellatospora citrea window:
- a CDS encoding peptide ABC transporter substrate-binding protein, whose translation MAVGLTAVALAAAGCTSTPEPEAPKNDGSFIISWSEPQNPLVPAGTSETQGGVVIDALFTGLTNYAAADAKTEMANAESITSADGGTTWTVKLKPGWKWHDGTSVTAKNYVDAWNYAAYSPNGLINGTFFGDIKGYSDVVSEDPDGPDKPQVAPKPAKDKLDGLKVVDDNTFEVTLSGPSNLWPIKVGYSAFMPLPDAFFKDPAAFGQKPIGNGPFKLDSWTKNVELKVTRNDDYQGADKPKVKDVVFRVYTDDAAAYEDVKNGTIDFQQQVPSAKLVGDLYKTDFGADRSSNKPVSSSAFIAMPTWLPGYNDPKVRQAISMAIDRKLIVEKIFNNTRIPMNGWVNPNMAGYKDGSCGEFCTFDAAKAKALYDSATTKPKEISLAYNGDASHKPWVDAVCNSIATALQVTCTGKPFPTFGEFRTLVTTQKMTGMSRAGWQADYPHIENWLNPLLKTGASSNDGKFSDAAFDAKLKEADGTADLAAAEKLYQDAEAMLPALMPTIPLWHSSQQTVWSAKLATVTINTFGELDLATVTVK comes from the coding sequence GTGGCAGTCGGTCTGACCGCTGTCGCCCTGGCCGCGGCTGGTTGCACCAGCACGCCTGAGCCGGAAGCACCCAAGAACGACGGCTCGTTCATCATCAGCTGGAGCGAGCCCCAGAACCCGCTGGTGCCGGCCGGTACCTCGGAGACCCAGGGCGGCGTGGTCATCGACGCGCTCTTCACCGGTCTGACGAACTACGCGGCTGCCGACGCCAAGACCGAGATGGCGAACGCCGAGTCGATCACCTCCGCTGACGGCGGCACGACCTGGACCGTCAAGCTCAAGCCGGGCTGGAAGTGGCACGACGGCACCTCCGTCACCGCGAAGAACTACGTCGACGCGTGGAACTACGCGGCGTACTCGCCGAACGGTCTGATCAACGGCACGTTCTTCGGTGACATCAAGGGCTACAGCGACGTCGTCAGCGAGGACCCGGACGGTCCGGACAAGCCTCAGGTGGCCCCGAAGCCGGCCAAGGACAAGCTCGACGGTCTGAAGGTCGTCGACGACAACACGTTCGAGGTGACCCTGAGCGGCCCGTCGAACCTGTGGCCGATCAAGGTCGGTTACTCGGCGTTCATGCCGCTGCCGGACGCCTTCTTCAAGGACCCGGCTGCCTTCGGCCAGAAGCCGATCGGCAACGGCCCCTTCAAGCTCGACTCGTGGACCAAGAACGTCGAGCTGAAGGTCACCCGTAACGACGACTACCAGGGCGCCGACAAGCCGAAGGTGAAGGACGTCGTCTTCCGCGTCTACACCGACGACGCCGCCGCCTACGAGGACGTCAAGAACGGCACCATCGACTTCCAGCAGCAGGTTCCGTCGGCCAAGCTGGTCGGCGACCTGTACAAGACGGACTTCGGTGCGGACCGCTCGAGCAACAAGCCGGTCTCGTCGTCGGCCTTCATCGCGATGCCGACCTGGCTGCCGGGTTACAACGACCCGAAGGTGCGCCAGGCGATCTCGATGGCGATCGACCGCAAGCTGATCGTCGAGAAGATCTTCAACAACACGCGCATCCCGATGAACGGCTGGGTCAACCCGAACATGGCCGGCTACAAGGACGGCTCGTGTGGCGAGTTCTGCACCTTCGACGCCGCCAAGGCCAAGGCTCTGTACGACTCGGCGACCACCAAGCCGAAGGAGATCTCCCTGGCTTACAACGGTGACGCCTCGCACAAGCCGTGGGTCGACGCCGTCTGCAACAGCATCGCGACCGCCCTGCAGGTGACCTGCACCGGCAAGCCGTTCCCGACCTTCGGTGAGTTCCGCACGCTGGTCACCACCCAGAAGATGACGGGCATGTCCCGCGCCGGCTGGCAGGCTGACTACCCGCACATCGAGAACTGGCTGAACCCGCTGCTCAAGACGGGTGCCTCGTCCAACGACGGCAAGTTCTCGGACGCGGCGTTCGACGCGAAGCTGAAGGAGGCCGACGGCACCGCCGACCTCGCGGCCGCCGAGAAGCTGTACCAGGACGCCGAGGCGATGCTGCCGGCTCTCATGCCGACCATCCCGCTGTGGCACTCGTCGCAGCAGACCGTGTGGTCCGCGAAGCTCGCGACCGTCACCATCAACACCTTTGGCGAGCTGGACCTGGCCACCGTCACGGTCAAGTGA
- a CDS encoding ABC transporter permease: protein MGRYALRRLLQAIPVFIGTTFLIWFLVWGLPGDPFAGRCGERQCPASYVQSMTDKFGLDDPLPVQYLNYLTNLMRGEFGQTFNGTDIGELLAQAFPVSIKLALVAVAAEALIGITAGVLTGLRRGSFIDNLVLVSTLVLIATPIFVIGLVARYSLGLASVSPEAPLVELIIPGLILGSGSLAYITRLTRVNLVENRRADYVRTAVAKGLAPGRVTGVHLLRNSMIPVVTWLGLDLGALMGGAIVTEGIFNIRGIGGLLFDSINRRQSGVVVSIVAILVLVYLIVNLLVDLLYGVLDPRIRYE, encoded by the coding sequence ATGGGGCGATATGCCCTCCGCCGTTTGCTGCAGGCGATCCCTGTCTTCATCGGCACCACCTTTCTCATCTGGTTCCTGGTGTGGGGACTACCAGGTGATCCTTTTGCGGGACGTTGCGGCGAACGGCAGTGCCCGGCCTCGTACGTCCAGTCCATGACCGACAAGTTCGGCCTGGACGACCCGCTGCCCGTGCAGTACCTGAACTACCTGACCAACCTGATGCGCGGCGAGTTCGGCCAGACCTTCAACGGCACCGACATCGGTGAACTGCTGGCGCAGGCCTTCCCCGTCTCGATCAAGCTCGCACTGGTGGCCGTCGCCGCCGAGGCGCTGATCGGCATCACCGCCGGCGTGCTCACCGGCCTTCGCCGGGGCAGCTTCATCGACAACCTGGTGCTGGTGTCGACCCTGGTCCTGATCGCCACGCCGATCTTCGTGATCGGTCTCGTGGCCCGCTACTCCCTGGGGCTGGCGTCGGTGTCGCCCGAGGCGCCCCTGGTGGAGCTGATCATCCCTGGTCTCATCCTGGGCAGCGGCTCGCTGGCGTACATCACCCGGTTGACCCGGGTGAACCTGGTGGAGAACCGGCGTGCCGACTACGTGCGGACCGCGGTCGCCAAGGGCCTGGCCCCCGGCCGCGTCACGGGCGTGCACCTGCTGCGCAACTCGATGATCCCGGTCGTCACCTGGCTCGGCCTGGACCTCGGCGCGCTCATGGGCGGCGCCATCGTCACCGAGGGCATCTTCAACATCCGCGGCATCGGCGGGCTGCTGTTCGACTCCATCAACCGCCGGCAGTCCGGTGTGGTGGTGTCGATCGTGGCGATCCTGGTGCTCGTCTACCTCATCGTCAACCTGCTCGTCGACCTTCTGTACGGGGTCTTGGACCCGAGGATCCGCTATGAGTAG
- a CDS encoding ATP-binding protein, giving the protein MPDSPRLTRSRSDRLVAGVAGGIAANVRLSPTLIRIAFVLLLPINGLGALLYAAFWAVLPAGPGETRPRSLWRLAPFVLAGLALMTVSTLINHNGGIGMTVGWLVALVAVGAGIIWHQSDPDRRQRWSDESPSAPWLAALSDGDRRIYLLRFLAGGVLVAVGILGLVFLYSPVANVSWADMWRAIAFALVALAGVGLVAAPVLWRTLTALRAEREGRIREQERAELAAMVHDQVLHTLALIQRNAADPAAVQRIARGQERSLRNWLYQPTGSPTEHFAAALQQAAAEVEDTYGIAVEAVVVGDRLVDDKVSAIVAAAREALVNAARHAKVKTVSLYAEAEPTMLSVFVRDRGTGFDLNGVEERRHGVRGSIIGRMSRHGGHAEIRSEVGEGTEVRLTMAVTSPKEPKETPA; this is encoded by the coding sequence GTGCCCGACTCCCCCCGCCTGACCCGCTCCCGCTCCGACCGCCTGGTCGCCGGGGTGGCCGGGGGCATCGCCGCGAACGTACGGCTGTCTCCGACGCTGATCCGGATCGCCTTCGTCCTGCTGCTGCCCATCAACGGCCTCGGTGCGCTCCTCTACGCCGCCTTCTGGGCCGTGCTGCCGGCCGGGCCGGGGGAGACCCGTCCCCGCTCGCTGTGGCGGCTGGCCCCGTTCGTGCTGGCCGGGCTGGCGCTGATGACGGTCAGCACGCTGATCAATCACAACGGCGGCATCGGGATGACCGTCGGCTGGCTGGTCGCCCTGGTCGCGGTCGGCGCGGGCATCATCTGGCACCAGAGTGACCCGGACCGCCGCCAGCGCTGGTCCGACGAGTCGCCGTCGGCCCCCTGGCTGGCCGCCCTCTCCGACGGGGACCGCCGGATCTACCTGCTGCGCTTCCTGGCCGGCGGGGTGCTGGTCGCGGTGGGCATCCTCGGCCTGGTCTTCCTCTACTCCCCGGTCGCCAACGTGTCCTGGGCCGACATGTGGCGGGCGATCGCGTTCGCGCTGGTCGCGCTCGCCGGCGTCGGCCTCGTGGCGGCGCCCGTGCTGTGGCGCACGCTGACCGCGCTGCGCGCCGAGCGCGAGGGCCGCATCCGCGAGCAGGAACGCGCGGAGCTCGCCGCGATGGTGCACGACCAGGTGCTGCACACGCTGGCGCTGATCCAGCGCAACGCGGCCGATCCGGCGGCCGTGCAGCGCATCGCCCGGGGCCAGGAGCGCAGCCTGCGCAACTGGCTCTACCAGCCCACCGGCTCCCCGACCGAGCACTTCGCCGCGGCGCTCCAGCAGGCCGCCGCGGAGGTGGAGGACACCTACGGCATCGCCGTGGAGGCGGTGGTGGTCGGTGACCGCCTGGTGGACGACAAGGTGTCCGCGATCGTCGCCGCGGCGCGCGAGGCGCTGGTCAACGCGGCCCGCCATGCCAAGGTCAAGACCGTGTCGTTGTACGCCGAGGCGGAGCCGACCATGCTGAGCGTGTTCGTCCGCGACCGGGGCACCGGGTTCGACCTCAACGGTGTCGAGGAGCGGCGGCACGGCGTCCGTGGTTCGATCATCGGGCGTATGTCGCGGCACGGCGGCCACGCGGAGATCCGCAGCGAGGTCGGCGAGGGCACCGAGGTGAGACTGACCATGGCGGTCACCTCGCCGAAGGAGCCGAAGGAGACGCCGGCATGA
- a CDS encoding response regulator, whose protein sequence is MTENVSGQRLRVFLVDDHGMFRAGVRAELGGHVDVVGEAATVAQAVSMIGSVVPDVVLLDVHMPDGGGRAVLDAVRKTQPQVRFLALSVSDAAEDVIGLIRAGARGYVTKTISPDDLVDAIRRVADGDAVFSPRLAGFVLDAFAARPDAPVADPELDQLTNREREVLRLLARGYAYKEIAKELFISIKTVETHVSNVLRKLQMSNRYELSRWAADRRLV, encoded by the coding sequence ATGACCGAGAACGTCAGCGGGCAGCGGTTGCGGGTGTTCCTGGTCGACGACCACGGGATGTTCCGCGCGGGCGTACGGGCCGAGCTGGGGGGCCACGTCGACGTGGTCGGCGAGGCGGCGACGGTGGCCCAGGCCGTGTCGATGATCGGCTCGGTGGTGCCGGACGTGGTGCTGCTGGACGTGCACATGCCGGACGGCGGCGGCCGCGCGGTGCTCGACGCGGTGCGCAAGACCCAGCCGCAGGTGCGCTTCCTGGCGCTGTCGGTCTCCGACGCGGCCGAGGACGTGATCGGTTTGATCCGGGCGGGCGCGCGCGGCTACGTCACCAAGACGATCTCCCCGGACGATCTGGTGGACGCGATCCGGCGGGTGGCCGACGGGGACGCGGTCTTCTCGCCCCGGCTGGCCGGGTTCGTGCTGGACGCCTTCGCCGCGCGCCCGGACGCGCCGGTGGCCGACCCGGAGCTGGACCAGCTGACCAACCGGGAGCGCGAGGTGCTGCGGCTGCTGGCCCGGGGGTACGCGTACAAGGAGATCGCCAAGGAGCTGTTCATCTCCATCAAGACGGTGGAGACCCATGTCTCCAATGTGCTCCGTAAACTGCAGATGTCCAACAGGTATGAATTGTCGCGTTGGGCAGCAGATCGACGCCTCGTGTAA